In the Rhizobium sp. SSA_523 genome, CTCCATCGGGCTTGCGCACCACGGTCATCAGCAGGTCGGTCAGCGAGAAACCCTTGGCAGCCAGTTCCTTGCGCTTTTCCAACGCGTAATCTTCGCAGTCGCCGGCAGTCTTCGGATAGGCCCAGACTTCTTCCCGCCCATAGACCTCCATATCGGTCTTGGCTGTGATGCGGTGGTTTACCGAGGCATTGACGGAACGGATCGCATCCCAACCGAATTCGGTGACCTTCGGGGCAGCGGAGGAGGCGAAGCGCTGATTGCACTCGTCCTTGCGGGTCTGGCAGAATTCATAATGCCCGATCGGCTGCGACGTGATCTGGCCGGTGGCCATATGTGCGGTGGTGAGGGGCGCCGGCAGCGCGGAGGCCGTCGGAGCAAGCACAGCAGTGATCATCACGGCAAAATGCCGCGCCTTGAAGGCATTCATCATGGACCCGTCCCTTAAAATCCTAACGAAACGTTAAGGCTGAGGAGGGCCAGGTGTCAATTATGAACGAAGCGTTAACAGCATCGCTCGGTATTTATGGTTAAGACTGCTGCATTTTAGTATCAGCTCACATAAGGCACTGTCAGAGCATGGTTTCGATGGCGGAAAGCATCCGTTCAATGTCTTTCGGGCGCGAGAGGCGATGATCGCCATCGCGCACCAGGGTCATCACAACATCATCGGCCGGCAGGAAATCCAGGAGTTTGAGGGCGTGGCGGTAAGGCACGTCCTCGTCCTGCATTCCCTGCAGGATATGGACCGGGCAGCCAAGATCGAGCGTGCCGACCAGAACACGATTGTCGCGTCCATCCTCGATCAGCGCGCGGGTAAAGATGTTCGGCTGCGGGCTGTATTCCGATGCTTCTTCGAAAAAGCCGCGCTCCTCAAGCGAGCGGCGCTCTTCGTCGGTGAGAGCCGGCTCGATCAGATCGCTGGTAAAGTCGGGTGCCGGTGCGATCAGCACCAGCCCGCCGATGGTCGGACCATCCGCCCGCGTCTTCAGCGCCTGCAGGGCGCGCAGCGCAATCCAGCCTCCCATGGAAGAGCCGATCAGCACGAGGCGGCGGGCGGGATAAGCTGCGAGAACCGCCAGTGTCTCTTCGACCCACCGGGAAATCGTTCCCTGCGTGAACTCACCGCCCGATTGGCCATGCCCGGAATAATCGAAGCGCAGGCATGCGAGCCCCCGCTGCGCGGCCAGTCGATCCACTTCTACGGCTTTCGTGCCCGTCATGTCGGACCGGTAGCCGCCAAGCCAGACCAGCTGGGTTGCGTCCTTCTCGGCCGGAGGGCGGTGAAGAACGGCAATCTCCCGCATGGCGCTGCCGGAGCCGACAGGGAGCGTTGCAAGCATGGGCTCGGTGGTGGTTTCGGTCATCTGTACCTCCGTCGATCGAGGCTTCTATAAAACAGATTCGCCAAATCCCGGCAGCAGGTGATTTCTCATCGCACCTATGCTATTGACTTCCCCGCAGCGTTGACGACATTGCCCGCTATTGCGCCGGGCGCAGATGATCGCCGTTGCGATCCATGAAGAAACTCTAGGAGAATACGACCATTCGCAGACCTTTCAAAGCCGACGCTCCAGTCAAGGACGGGCCGCGCTCCAATCGGGAAATTCGCATCCCCCGCGTTCAGCTGATCGACGCAGAGGGACAGAATCTCGGCATCGTGCCGACAGATCAGGCGCTCAAGATGGCGGAGGAGGCTGGGCTCGATCTGGTCGAAATCTCCCCCAATAACGATCCGCCCGTCTGCAAGATCCTGGATCTCGGCAAGCTGAAATACGCCAACCAGAAGAAGGCGGCAGAGGCGCGCAAGAAGCAGAAGATCGTCGAAATCAAAGAAATCAAGATGCGTCCGAACATCGACACCCATGATTATGAGGTGAAGATGAAGGCGATCAACCGCTTCTTTGAGGATGGCGACAAGGTTCGAGTGACGCTCCGGTTCCGCGGTCGCGAAATGGCGCACCAGGAGTTGGGCATGAAGCTTCTGCTTCAGGTGAAGGAGGACACTGCGGCGATCGCCAAGGTGGAAGCCGAACCGAAGCTCGAGGGCCGTCAGATGATGATGGTGCTGGCTCCCCGTTAATTCGCCGGGGCCTTTCAGGCCGTTCAGGGCCTGTTTTAAGGGT is a window encoding:
- a CDS encoding transglutaminase-like cysteine peptidase, giving the protein MMNAFKARHFAVMITAVLAPTASALPAPLTTAHMATGQITSQPIGHYEFCQTRKDECNQRFASSAAPKVTEFGWDAIRSVNASVNHRITAKTDMEVYGREEVWAYPKTAGDCEDYALEKRKELAAKGFSLTDLLMTVVRKPDGEGHAVLTVRTADGDYILDNLTDDVKLWTDTSYTFLKRQASFNTGRWVTIEDGREVVVGALR
- a CDS encoding alpha/beta hydrolase produces the protein MLATLPVGSGSAMREIAVLHRPPAEKDATQLVWLGGYRSDMTGTKAVEVDRLAAQRGLACLRFDYSGHGQSGGEFTQGTISRWVEETLAVLAAYPARRLVLIGSSMGGWIALRALQALKTRADGPTIGGLVLIAPAPDFTSDLIEPALTDEERRSLEERGFFEEASEYSPQPNIFTRALIEDGRDNRVLVGTLDLGCPVHILQGMQDEDVPYRHALKLLDFLPADDVVMTLVRDGDHRLSRPKDIERMLSAIETML
- the infC gene encoding translation initiation factor IF-3 translates to MRRPFKADAPVKDGPRSNREIRIPRVQLIDAEGQNLGIVPTDQALKMAEEAGLDLVEISPNNDPPVCKILDLGKLKYANQKKAAEARKKQKIVEIKEIKMRPNIDTHDYEVKMKAINRFFEDGDKVRVTLRFRGREMAHQELGMKLLLQVKEDTAAIAKVEAEPKLEGRQMMMVLAPR